A window of Oceaniferula flava contains these coding sequences:
- a CDS encoding low molecular weight protein arginine phosphatase: MKSVLFVCTGNTCRSPMAEGLLKAALPKGSDVHVSSAGVAAMPGQSASRETAVILKKKGAALDRFKSRQLDATILEQTDLVIALSSSHADMVKRSAPEFAQQVNLLTDFIDPEEGLQGVDVPDPFGMNSDAYEEVAEVIELAIPGILSAVEKL, translated from the coding sequence ATGAAATCTGTTCTCTTTGTTTGCACTGGAAATACCTGCCGCAGCCCGATGGCTGAAGGCTTGCTGAAGGCGGCCCTGCCGAAGGGTTCCGACGTGCATGTCAGCTCCGCCGGAGTGGCCGCCATGCCCGGCCAGAGTGCCAGCCGCGAAACGGCCGTGATCCTTAAGAAGAAAGGCGCTGCGCTCGATCGCTTCAAAAGCCGTCAGCTCGATGCCACGATCTTGGAGCAGACCGATCTGGTCATCGCTCTGAGCAGCTCACACGCTGATATGGTGAAGCGCAGTGCTCCGGAATTTGCCCAACAGGTGAATCTACTCACTGATTTTATCGATCCGGAAGAGGGGCTGCAAGGTGTCGATGTGCCGGATCCATTCGGCATGAATAGCGATGCCTACGAAGAGGTTGCCGAGGTCATTGAACTCGCCATCCCCGGTATCCTGAGCGCCGTTGAAAAGCTCTAA